TAAAATAGTTATTTACCCCACCTAAGGACTACAGCTATTTCGTTTTTTCCCGCTCCCGCTGATGCCATGAGCAGGTAGTCTCCATCCTTTAACATTCCCTTGTTAACTGCTTCGAACAAATTTACCGGTATCGTTGCACTACCGATATTACCGTATTTACTAAAGGTCTGATAGGAGTTTTCCGGTTTAATACCGATACTATCTCTCCAGGCAGCGTGTGCCCAGTAACAGGGCTGGTGGGAGAGAAACAAATTAATTTGTTCTGGCCGAAGCTGGGCTTTGGCCAACACTTTGTTGAGGACAAATTTCATATCTTCAATGGAACTGCGGCCAATCATTTTGGTTATGTCATAGTTATAGGTTAGTAGTTTTCTTTCTTTCATTTCCGGTACATCCTGGTAGCGAGGTTGCCTAAATTGAACCGTAAAGCCTTGATGGTATTCCCCGTGGGAAGTACAGAAGGATGCCAGATATCCTCTATCATCTGCTACCACGCCCATGACAATAGCACCGGCAGCATCGCCCAGAACTACGGAGAGGTAATCGCCTTTGTCGGCATGTCTGGAACATAGGGCCGAATTAATAATAAGAATTTTTTTATATTCCCCGGTGGCAATTAGATTGGCTGCGGTTACTATGGCAGTTAAAAAACTAGAACAACAAGTATCGATGGTCCAGGCTCCGGCATTTTTCAGGCCCAGTTTATACTGCACAAGGCAAGCATTTTCTGGCAGAATTTCATCCGGGACCATCGACTGAACCATTACCAAGTCGATTTCATCCGGTGAAAGGTTAGCATTTCTTAACGCACGGCGGCCAACCTCGGCTTCAACATCAGAGGGTAAAAGGTTTTCCGGAAATACTCTGCGTTCCTCTATGCCTTGAAAAGGATTTTTACCAGGGGGCAAGTCAAATCTTACGTCTTGCCAATAATCGTTAGTTCTCACCTGGGATGGTACAACAGCACTAACCCCTAATATGCCGGCAGGATAAAGAGTTTTTCTCATGGAACCTTCCTTTCCTCAATAGTTATTTATTAATAACTGTAATCTTTACTAATGTAATAAGCCCAAAGACCTAGTCGCTAATGATAAATAAGTCCTAAGTAGCGTTTTAACAGCAAGTTAAAACAAACTCTAAGTAATCAAAACCAAATAACTGCCTTAATACTAGGTATATTTCTACGCGATATTTCAAACCCCTTCTTTTTTTGGAAAAAAATTCCTACAAAAGTAATGCAACATAAAACAATAGCTTAGCTAAAAATATTGTCTTACAATATTGTCATATAGTACTGTTGTAGTATTATAATAAAAAGAGTAAATAACAAGTTTATAGAACGTCTGGAAGAAGACCAATTTTTTTTTAGTATATGGGGGGTAAATGAATTGATTAGTAAACTAAAGGACTGTGATACCCTCTTATCAGAATTTTGGTATAAAGTATTTAATGTTATCCCTCACCCCATGGCCATCAGTGTCTATTCAACCGGTCATTATATAAAGGTAAATGAAAGTTTTCTTACCACCTTTGGTTACAGCGAAGAAGAAGTCATTGGTAAATCATTTAGTTCACTAAGGCTTTGGGTCAATGAGGAGGATAGAGAAAAGGCCATCAAGCTACTGCTGGATGCAGGGAGACTGCGGGATTATGAGGTATTGATTCGTACTAAATCAGAGGAGATAAAGGTTTGCTCTTTCTCAGCAGAGTTTATTGATATAAATGGGGAGAAATATGTTTTAAGTCATCTTACCGATATAACGGAAAGAAAGAAGATGGAGGAAAACTTAAAAAAAGAGCAACAAAGAATTTTCTCGGTGTTAGATGAACTTCCGGGTATCGTTGCTCTTATGTCTGAAGACTTAGCACCCAAATATGCCAACAAAGCCTTTAAAGCATTATTTGGGGAGGATGACGGAAGACCTTGTTATGAAGTGATTGGCAAAAAGGAACCCTGTGAAGTTTGTTATACCAAGCTGCTCTTTGAAAAGAAGCAACCAATTAATTGGGAAATGCCAGTTAAAGATATTGCTATCTATGATACCTATGAAAAGTTAATCTACGATGTTGACGGCTCTCCTTTGGCATTAAAAGTGGGAATTGATATTACCAAGCGTAAAAAGGCCGAACAGGAATTACTTTATAGTGAGGAGAAATATCGGACCTTCTTTGAAAATAGCATGGATGGGATTCTGTTAGCAAAGGAAGATGGAACATTTATAGCCGCCAATCAAGCCCTTTGCCAAATGGTAGGCATGTCTGAGGAGGAGCTATACCAGGCTGGCAAAGAGAGGATTTTTGACTGGTCCGATGGAACCATGCAGGAATTGGAGTTGGCCCTACAAAAAAAGGGTAAAGCAAGAGGGGAAGTAAAATTAATCCATAAAGAATTATCCAAGGTCCCCGTGGAAGTGAGTATGCAAACCTTCTCGCGGAGTAATGGAGAGTTGTATACCAGCGTCATCTTTCGGGATCTATCGGAAAAAATAAAAATAAATCAAGAGTTATCAAGACTGGACCGACTCAATATTATTGGTCAAATCGCCGCGGGTATCGGACATGAAGTGAGAAATCCCCTCACAACCATCAGGGGTTTTTTACAAATCTTAGGAAAAAAGCCCAAATATATTGAGGATAAAGAATACTTTGACCTGATGATCGAAGAGTTGGATAGGACTAATAATATCTTATCTGAATTTCTATCCCTAGGCAAAGATTCGTCAAACAGCTTAGAGGTACATAATTTGAACAAAATTATCCAGGATCTCTATCCTTTACTGCAAGCAGATGCTTTAAACTCTGGTAAAGACATTATTGTAGAGCAGCAAACCATACCTGACATGGAGTTAAACCGAAAGGAAATACATCAGCTTATCCTGAACTTAGCTCGCAATGGTTTAGAGGCTATGTCTGCTGGCGGAACCCTAAGTATTCAGACCTTTATGGAAGGTGAACAGGTGGTTTTGGCAGTATGTGATGAAGGTGTGGGGATAGCTGCAGATATTTTGGATAAACTGGGTACACCATTCCTAACCACCAAAGCCGACGGGACAGGCCTTGGCCTAGCAACCTGTTATAATATAGCTGCTAGGCATAATGCTAGTATTAAAGTAGAGACAGGGCCAAAGGGAACAACATTTTTTGTTAAATTTAAAAGAAACGAATAATAGAAAAAATGGCTTACGCCAAGTTCTTACAGACGCAGGCGTAAGCCTTAGTTTTTATAGAAATCTTATATTTTCTGAGGAGGGTAGACACCCTTTTTTTGTTGTTAGCAGGATTAACCATAAATTTAAGAGAATAGTTTCCATAGCAAATAATAGGGGGGGTAAATATAGTGTCGGAACAAAATGCACCTAAGGGAGCCTTTATTCAAAGAGACAAACAAACCTATGCCATCGTACCGCGTATACCGGTGGGCTTGGTTACTCCAGATTTACTGGAAAATATAGCCCGGGTGGCTAGGAAATACGAAATTCCCATTATTAAGCTGACATCTGCTCAAAGAATGGCTTTGGTGGGTATGAAACCTGAAATAGTAGATGATGTGTGGCAGGATTTAGGCACCGCTATCGGTCCTGCTGTGGGGTTGTGTGTTCATTATGTGCAGGCGTGTCCAGGTACCACTGTGTGTAAATATGGGGTTCTTGACTCCCTAAACCTGGGACTGCGGCTGGAAGAACTCTTAGTGGGCTATGAACTGCCGGCCAAAACTAAAATTGGCGTATCCGGGTGTCCCTTTAACTGCGGAGAAGGCTATGTTCGAGACATTGGGATCTTTGGCAGACGCAGTGGTTGGACACTTATTTTTGGAGGAAACTCCGGCGGCAGACCACGTATTGGTGATGTCATAGCTGAAGGGTTAAGTGATGATCAAGTTGTTGAACTGACCATGAAATGCCTAAACTACTACAAAGAAAATGCTAAAAAAATGGAGAGAACTGCCCGGTTTATCCAAAGAATTGGCATTGAGGAATTCAAAAAAGCAGTATTAGGGTAATAATCCAAACAACTAAATTGACAATAGATGTTCCTCAAACCCCGCCCAGCGGGGTTTTATTATGTTAGTAACTCTATAAACCCATGAATTACAGGGTCTTTTTATGCAAATGATAAGGAGGAAGAATTTGAAATATAAATAAGGAATTTTTTTGGAGGTATATGCTTGAAGGTTGCAATTATAGGCGCAGGTATAGCGGGGCTAGCGGCGGCATTAACCCTGGAAAGAAAGGGTTTTAAAGCGGATATCTATGAACAAAACTCAGCGGTGGCCGACCATTATTCCCATGTTGGCGTAATCTTGAACATGGCCTACCGCAGTATTACCAATGAACCATTAAAATACCTAAATAAACTGCTTACCATAAAACTAGCGCCCTTGGAGACAATAAATAATTTAATTATTTACAGTAAGAATTCCCAGGCTATCGTGCAAAAGGAAACCATTGGCCATAGTTTTATTATTGGACAAGAGTCTAACTCTTTGCAGAGACAACTACTCAAGCATCTGAAAAATACAAAAATCCTTTTTGAGCAAAGACAGTCTTTGGAAAACCTAAGGCACAAATATGATTTTGTCATTGTGGCCACCGGTAGTAGAAGTGAAGACTATGTAGCAGACAAGTATTTAAAGGATTGGCGGCAATATCTAGTGGCCTTTAGTCGGGTGGCCAAAATATATGGCCGGTTTGAGCCTAATACCGCCATCGCCTGGGGAAACAAGGAAATACTTAAAGATGGTTATGCTTTTTTAGCTCCCTTTAGCCGCCAAATTGCCTCCCTCTATGTAACTGTGCCGCATATTAGTGGCTGGCAGGAGTTGAATCAATGTTGGCAGGCATTTTGTGAATGGGAAAATATTTTGGGCAAATATACCTTGCTGGGAACCTATGATAGAACCCATGTCAGTGCCTATTCCAGCAACGTGACCTGGAAAAACTGTTTGTTTGTGGGGGATCAAGGCTGCTTTTTGGACCCCTTCTTAGGCTTGGGCGGTGCAACCGCCATTGTTTCCGGTGTTATGGCAGCAAAGTCTATTATAGAAAATACCAGTTATGATCAACTGGTGCAGGAGCACAAGAAAGTAATCAGTGTCATGGGCAGGATTAGAAATTTATATGACAGCATTGATGACGAAACCTTTGACTCCATTGTCAGCTTTGAGGATCATGCCCTGATTCAAAAACTAGTTTACGGTACAAACATTGATTGGTTAAAATATGGTGCCCTAACCCTGGGGCCCTTTGCAAAGCAAAAGAAATCACCCAATTTTCACGACACCTTTTCTTCACCCACAGAGTAAGCGGCAACAAGTACTGTTTCTTTATAGCTGCCCTTTATACCCGTATAACCACCTGTTATTTTACAAATATCTTAAATTTTTTTATACTTTGCGTAAGTATAAGAACAGGGAAATTCTAGTAATAGCCAACCAGTGATTGATAATTTGTTGATTCTGGCAACTTTGCAGGTTTCGTGAGCAACTCAGAAATTTTACCGGCGGGGGGGAACTGTTGTGGGTTACGATACATTTCAACAATTAACAATAGTGAATTTTGATACCCATACTTTTGATAGTGATACTCCCGCGCTGGTGTTTTTTGCGGCAGAAAGATGCGATATCTGTAAAGAGCTGCTTCCTATTGTGGAAGAACTGGTGAGTTATTATGCTGGGAAATTAGATGTTTACTTTGTGGATGTAGACAAATACGCCGAGCTACACAAGCGATTTAGATTAAAGGGTATCCCGCAGTTGTTGCTGTTTAAGGATAATGAATTTAAAACTCGTATAGGTGGTTTGCATGAAAAAGAAGATATCATTGAGATAATTGACAGTGTTCTCAATGATGAAGACGAAACAACTTAACCCCCCAATTGTAGTGAGGGGTTTTTTATTTTAATTTGGAAGGGGTAAAGCATATGAAGTTTAGTTTTACAATTAAAAATAAGTTAATCATGCTTTTACTAACAGTGGCATTGGTTCCGACCATTGCATCTAATATCTACTTAGCTAACTATTCATGGAAAGTGGTCCAACAGGAGTTTGTCAGTAGCACTACAAAACAAATCCAACAGGTTAATAGCGCCATCAATATTTTTTTTCAAGGGATAAGCGAAAACTGTAAGTTTCTTGCGGAGAATAACATAGTTAAGAGCGCAGATACCACTATAACCTCTTACCTAAACAATGAGGGAGAAGATGGGCTTATTCAGATGACACCATCAAAGAGCACGGGATTGGAGAAAGATATCTACAACTTCTACTCGACTTTTGCAGAATCACATCCTAAGACCGCCTATGTCTATCTGGCAACCATCCATGGTAACTACACACAATGGCCAGATGGTCCAATTATGAGCAATTATGACCCCAGAGAAAAACTCTTTTACAACACGGCAATGGCCAATAAAGGTCAAGTAAGTAGAACAAAACCTTATTTCTTTCCAGCGGATCAAGTTTTCCTGGTGAGTACTGTCACAACCATTACAGATAACATGGGCCAAGTAATTGGTGTTCAGGGATTGGATGTAAGCTTAGAAGGCATAACGAATATGATTAAGGACATTAAAATAGAAAAGACCGGATATATCATCGTTACCGATAGTGATGGAACAATTATTGCTCATCCTAAAAAACCGGAGGTAAATGGTTCTAACTTAACAGACCTGGGAAATGAAAAATTAAGCTCTGCTTTGCAAATAAAAACAGGAAATTTTGAAAGCAATATCGATAACAGGGATTGTTTTATCAATGTCTATACCTCTGAGGAGACTGGTTGGAAATTTATCGCTATTGTAGAAAAAGCAGAACTAATGGATAAATTTAAGGATATGGCCAGGAGTTTAGCTTTACTTTTAATAGCACTGTTAATCAGTATTGTTGTCATGGCGGTTCTGATTGCAAGGCAAATCTCCAAACCCATTACCACATCAGCTAATTTTGCCAGTGAAATTTCTAATGGTAACCTTAAAGTAGAACCTATAGCTATTAAACAAAGGGATGAAAATGGCATTTTAATTAATTCCCTCAACAAAATGCGAGAAAACCTTAGAGAGCTAATACAAGGTTTAAGGGTATCCTCAATGGACTTAACTGAGTCAGCTAAGCAGCTGGCTGCCCAATCTCAACAAACATCCGCAGGCTCCTCAGAAACTGCCGCCACAGTCAGTGAAATCGCAATGACCATAGAACAAGTCGCCAGAAATGTCCAGGAAGTGGCTAATCTGTCTGATAAAGTTTCCAGTAATGCTGAACAAGGTTCCCGAGGTGTTGAGAGAATCACTGACCAAATGGAATTAATCTCAGGGTCAAATGACCAGGCAGCGAGAGTTGTGGAAGAACTGGCCGGAACATTAAATCAGGTTAATAAAATTGTCTATATCATAACCAGCATAGCGGAACAAACCAATTTACTTGCCCTTAATGCAGCTATAGAGGCGGCTCGGGCAGGCGATCATGGTCGTGGCTTTGCGGTGGTTGCTGACGAGGTTAGAAAATTGGCCGAACAATCCGCCAATGCTGCCAAGGATATTACAGAACTAATTAGCCAGGTACAATTAGAATCACGAAAGGCAGTAGTGGCAATGACAGAAGGAAGTAAACAGGTAAAAGAAGGAGTCAAAGCTGTAGAGGAACTTGGCAATAATTTCAAAGGGATTAGTAATTCTATTGAATTACTTGTGAAACAAATTCATAGTGTTGCCGCCGCGGCGGATCAAGTGGCTGTAGGAATTCAAAATGTGTCTGCCACTACAGAAGAACAAACTGCTGCCATGGAAGAAATATCAGCCGCTAATGAACAGCTGAATCTTATGGCCGATAATTTAAAGAAAATGGTCGATAAATTTACCCTCTAAGCCACAGAGGGATTATCAGGTATTGAAAAGTGCTATGGTCTATTACAGAATGTCTGGTAGCCTAGGAGGTTACCAGACATTTGATTTAACTAACCATGGGTTAGTAATTATTTGTTCTGCTTATATGGGTATAGGTACCAAATATATTGTGCATAAAAGACATATTTTTTATAATTAAGTAAATTACCTAGGACAACACCGATGTATAGAGGATACAGCGGTTAATGAAGGTTAGACAGCGCATAATTACTTTAACACCATGTGGCCGTTCGTTTCCTTGTCGGAAAAAGAACGGCTTTTACTTACCCATTCTTAACCATACTTTATAGCTCCCAGCATCGAATACCAAGGGGAACTTTCATTCATAATAAATCTGTAGTATACTCTATTTCTGTAAGCCTTTTGTACCTAGGACTTGGCGTAAGGCAAGTTTTTCTAAAGATGGGGTGTTTAGATGCGTTTGGAACAACTCTATTATCTGGTTGAGATCTACCGTTCTAAAACGATTTCCTTAGCTGCCGAGCGTTCCCATATTTCACAACCGGCTCTAAGTGCGGCTATCAGTAAATTGGAAGATGAGTTGGGGGTTCATTTACTGAAAAGAACAAATCATGGTGTTTACCCTACTGAGATAGGGGAAGCAATTATTCAAAAAGCACATGAAATTATCGAGAGTATTGAAGAAATAAAGCAAATTGCCAAAAGCAACTCCCTGGAGCTAAATGGCAATATTTCCATAGCGGTAGAGCCAAGCGTTAACCTCACCATCATGCCCGAAGTATTAACCAATTTTAAATATAATCACCCTAAAGTAAATATTTTTATTAAAGTAGGTGAATCAAATAACATACTGCGTGATATTCAATCAGGCAAGGCCGATTTTGGGGTAATTCTCAAAACGGATGAACTTATGCAAGCGAAAGATATCAACAAAAGAGATTTATTTATAGATGAATTAGTTGTAATTGCGGGTAACCAAAGTGCCCTGGCGGGAAGAGATTCCATAACCCTGGCAGAAGCTCTGGCCCAACCTCTGGTTTTGTATAATACAGAGTATGTAACTGAGTGTGGTATATCCGGTATTTTAAAGAAACACGGTTCTATTGATGTATTGTTCAGAGTAGATAATCTGGAAATGCTGGAGAAAATACTGCTACACAGAGAGTGCATTGCCTTTATCCCCAAATTTATGGCTGAGGAATACGGTAAGTTTGGTGAAATTGTCGCCATCCCCATCAGTGATGTTTCTTTAGATATCACCATATCTATTATCTGGTCCAACCGGCACCATCTATCCATGGTGGAAAAGGAATTGATCAAAGGGATAAAATCCACCTGTTGTGATGTATATTAGATAATCCTCAACCCCGAGTCAGAGAGACTCGGGGTTATTTTGGTATGCCCGGCATGGGCGATAGCTTTAGGGTGAAAGTCCCGAACAGGGGTTGGCAACACCAACTGTTAGCCAAGAGCAAGGGTGTCCATCGTGAGGTGGAATCTGAAAGAAGCTGGAGGCAAATTCCCGACCTGAGGTACACGAATCACATTCGAGGCTGTTATATTCGGGCAAGACTGCCAGACAAGTCAAAGCCCTATGTTGCCAAGGGATATAGCAGTAAATGTGGCAGGTACATGGGATGAAAGTTATCGCTCTTATCCGGGGAGGTCTGTCGATCCGGTAATGGTAAGGAAGTCCTTAACAATACCAACCCGCATCGTGAGGTGTCGGCTGAGTCGGCAGAAGTCAGCAGAGGCCATAGTACTCCTAACGAGGAAGGGCCGAAGGTCAGGGCAGACTAAGAACGGTGCGTTCGAGAGAATTTGCTGATAGCAGTTGTCTCTGAAACAGAGACCTATCTATAAGAGGGAGTGGTGAAGCCACAATGGCTTATAGAAGGGCTGAGAATTCTCCGGCACAATACCCGAAA
This region of Desulforamulus ferrireducens genomic DNA includes:
- a CDS encoding 3-oxoacyl-ACP synthase III family protein; the protein is MRKTLYPAGILGVSAVVPSQVRTNDYWQDVRFDLPPGKNPFQGIEERRVFPENLLPSDVEAEVGRRALRNANLSPDEIDLVMVQSMVPDEILPENACLVQYKLGLKNAGAWTIDTCCSSFLTAIVTAANLIATGEYKKILIINSALCSRHADKGDYLSVVLGDAAGAIVMGVVADDRGYLASFCTSHGEYHQGFTVQFRQPRYQDVPEMKERKLLTYNYDITKMIGRSSIEDMKFVLNKVLAKAQLRPEQINLFLSHQPCYWAHAAWRDSIGIKPENSYQTFSKYGNIGSATIPVNLFEAVNKGMLKDGDYLLMASAGAGKNEIAVVLRWGK
- a CDS encoding PAS domain-containing sensor histidine kinase, with the protein product MISKLKDCDTLLSEFWYKVFNVIPHPMAISVYSTGHYIKVNESFLTTFGYSEEEVIGKSFSSLRLWVNEEDREKAIKLLLDAGRLRDYEVLIRTKSEEIKVCSFSAEFIDINGEKYVLSHLTDITERKKMEENLKKEQQRIFSVLDELPGIVALMSEDLAPKYANKAFKALFGEDDGRPCYEVIGKKEPCEVCYTKLLFEKKQPINWEMPVKDIAIYDTYEKLIYDVDGSPLALKVGIDITKRKKAEQELLYSEEKYRTFFENSMDGILLAKEDGTFIAANQALCQMVGMSEEELYQAGKERIFDWSDGTMQELELALQKKGKARGEVKLIHKELSKVPVEVSMQTFSRSNGELYTSVIFRDLSEKIKINQELSRLDRLNIIGQIAAGIGHEVRNPLTTIRGFLQILGKKPKYIEDKEYFDLMIEELDRTNNILSEFLSLGKDSSNSLEVHNLNKIIQDLYPLLQADALNSGKDIIVEQQTIPDMELNRKEIHQLILNLARNGLEAMSAGGTLSIQTFMEGEQVVLAVCDEGVGIAADILDKLGTPFLTTKADGTGLGLATCYNIAARHNASIKVETGPKGTTFFVKFKRNE
- a CDS encoding NAD(P)/FAD-dependent oxidoreductase → MSEQNAPKGAFIQRDKQTYAIVPRIPVGLVTPDLLENIARVARKYEIPIIKLTSAQRMALVGMKPEIVDDVWQDLGTAIGPAVGLCVHYVQACPGTTVCKYGVLDSLNLGLRLEELLVGYELPAKTKIGVSGCPFNCGEGYVRDIGIFGRRSGWTLIFGGNSGGRPRIGDVIAEGLSDDQVVELTMKCLNYYKENAKKMERTARFIQRIGIEEFKKAVLG
- a CDS encoding NAD(P)/FAD-dependent oxidoreductase, encoding MKVAIIGAGIAGLAAALTLERKGFKADIYEQNSAVADHYSHVGVILNMAYRSITNEPLKYLNKLLTIKLAPLETINNLIIYSKNSQAIVQKETIGHSFIIGQESNSLQRQLLKHLKNTKILFEQRQSLENLRHKYDFVIVATGSRSEDYVADKYLKDWRQYLVAFSRVAKIYGRFEPNTAIAWGNKEILKDGYAFLAPFSRQIASLYVTVPHISGWQELNQCWQAFCEWENILGKYTLLGTYDRTHVSAYSSNVTWKNCLFVGDQGCFLDPFLGLGGATAIVSGVMAAKSIIENTSYDQLVQEHKKVISVMGRIRNLYDSIDDETFDSIVSFEDHALIQKLVYGTNIDWLKYGALTLGPFAKQKKSPNFHDTFSSPTE
- a CDS encoding thioredoxin family protein, with the translated sequence MGYDTFQQLTIVNFDTHTFDSDTPALVFFAAERCDICKELLPIVEELVSYYAGKLDVYFVDVDKYAELHKRFRLKGIPQLLLFKDNEFKTRIGGLHEKEDIIEIIDSVLNDEDETT
- a CDS encoding methyl-accepting chemotaxis protein, which encodes MKFSFTIKNKLIMLLLTVALVPTIASNIYLANYSWKVVQQEFVSSTTKQIQQVNSAINIFFQGISENCKFLAENNIVKSADTTITSYLNNEGEDGLIQMTPSKSTGLEKDIYNFYSTFAESHPKTAYVYLATIHGNYTQWPDGPIMSNYDPREKLFYNTAMANKGQVSRTKPYFFPADQVFLVSTVTTITDNMGQVIGVQGLDVSLEGITNMIKDIKIEKTGYIIVTDSDGTIIAHPKKPEVNGSNLTDLGNEKLSSALQIKTGNFESNIDNRDCFINVYTSEETGWKFIAIVEKAELMDKFKDMARSLALLLIALLISIVVMAVLIARQISKPITTSANFASEISNGNLKVEPIAIKQRDENGILINSLNKMRENLRELIQGLRVSSMDLTESAKQLAAQSQQTSAGSSETAATVSEIAMTIEQVARNVQEVANLSDKVSSNAEQGSRGVERITDQMELISGSNDQAARVVEELAGTLNQVNKIVYIITSIAEQTNLLALNAAIEAARAGDHGRGFAVVADEVRKLAEQSANAAKDITELISQVQLESRKAVVAMTEGSKQVKEGVKAVEELGNNFKGISNSIELLVKQIHSVAAAADQVAVGIQNVSATTEEQTAAMEEISAANEQLNLMADNLKKMVDKFTL
- a CDS encoding LysR family transcriptional regulator, which produces MRLEQLYYLVEIYRSKTISLAAERSHISQPALSAAISKLEDELGVHLLKRTNHGVYPTEIGEAIIQKAHEIIESIEEIKQIAKSNSLELNGNISIAVEPSVNLTIMPEVLTNFKYNHPKVNIFIKVGESNNILRDIQSGKADFGVILKTDELMQAKDINKRDLFIDELVVIAGNQSALAGRDSITLAEALAQPLVLYNTEYVTECGISGILKKHGSIDVLFRVDNLEMLEKILLHRECIAFIPKFMAEEYGKFGEIVAIPISDVSLDITISIIWSNRHHLSMVEKELIKGIKSTCCDVY